Proteins encoded by one window of Salarias fasciatus chromosome 1, fSalaFa1.1, whole genome shotgun sequence:
- the LOC115386574 gene encoding excitatory amino acid transporter 2-like yields the protein MQKQVEVRMDESHLEPVVDTTESACSSFCDKIMKNMVLTLTILGVFLGSIAGMLLRHISPLPPDVIMIIAFPGEILMRMLKMLILPLVVSSLVTGLAGLDAKSSGRLGTRAMVYYMSTTVIAAVLGVILVLLIHPGNPKLRANLGQGKKNDEVSSVDAFFDLIRNLFPENLVQACFQQIQTVTTKVQVPTNRTKAPPQFTIKRSLQFKSGMNVLGLIGFFVAFGVIMGKMGEKAKLMLEFFNVLNEIVMRLVSAIMWYSPVGIACLICGKIISIADLEVVARQLGMYMITVIVGLIIHGGIFLPLIYFVIVKENPFKFFMGIFQAWVTALGTASSAGTLPVTFRCLEENLGIDKRVTRFVLPVGATINMDGTALYEAVAAIFIAQMNGIALDWGQIITVSMTATLASVGAASIPSAGLVTMLLILTAVGLPTQDISLLVAVDWLLDRFRTSVNVVGDSYGAGIVYHLSKHELDSFDAQQTRMDEFEMAKTQSFFENNTNQNVYAHHNSILIDDCKVTMGRNGKTAEFSLVEEEPWKFE from the exons atgcaaaagcaaGTGGAGGTCAGGATGGACGAGAGTCACTTGGAGCCGGTGGTCGACACCACTGAGAGCGCATGCAGCAGCTTCTGCGACAAGATCATGAAAAACATGGTTCTCACTCTAACAATCCTCG GTGTGTTTCTGGGATCTATTGCTGGGATGCTGCTGCGACACATATCGCCCCTTCCTCCCGATGTTATCATGATCATTGCCTTCCCCGGGGAGATCCTAATGAGGATGCTGAAGATGCTTATTTTACCTCTTGTTGTTTCCAGTCTAGTCACAG GACTTGCTGGTCTGGATGCCAAATCCAGCGGCCGCCTGGGCACCAGAGCCATGGTGTACTACATGTCGACGACGGTGATCGCCGCCGTGCTGGGCGTGATCCTGGTGCTGCTCATCCACCCCGGGAACCCCAAGCTGAGGGCAAACCTCGGCCAGGGCAAGAAAAACGACGAGGTGTCGAGCGTGGACGCTTTCTTCGATCTGATCCGCAATCTGTTCCCGGAGAACTTGGTGCAGGCCTGCTTCCAACAG ATCCAGACAGTCACCACCAAAGTACAGGTGCCCACAAACAGGACCAAAGCACCTCCGCAATTCACTATCAAAAGGTCGCTGCAGTTCAAGAGTGGGATGAATGTCCTGG GTCTGATCGGATTCTTCGTTGCTTTTGGAGTCATTATGGGGAAGATGGGAGAGAAGGCCAAGCTGATGTTGGAGTTTTTCAACGTCCTGAATGAGATCGTGATGAGACTCGTTAGTGCGATCATGTG GTACTCTCCTGTCGGTATCGCCTGCCTCATCTGTGGGAAGATCATCTCCATCGCCGACCTGGAGGTGGTAGCGAGGCAGCTGGGGATGTACATGATCACCGTGATCGTGGGCCTCATCATTCACGGGGGCATTTTCCTACCGCTGATCTATTTTGTGATCGTGAAAGAAAACCCCTTCAAGTTCTTCATGGGAATATTCCAGGCTTGGGTCACCGCGCTCGGAACGGCATccag CGCCGGTACCTTGCCTGTCACGTTCCGATGCTTAGAGGAGAACCTCGGCATCGACAAGAGGGTAACGCGTTTTGTCCTCCCAGTGGGTGCCACCATCAACATGGACGGCACGGCGCTTTATGAGGCAGTGGCTGCCATCTTCATCGCTCAGATGAATGGCATTGCGCTCGACTGGGGCCAGATCATTACTGTGAG CATGACGGCTACGTTGGCCAGTGTCGGTGCAGCCAGCATCCCCAGCGCTGGACTGGTGACCATGCTTCTGATCCTCACTGCGGTGGGTCTGCCCACTCAGGACATCAGCCTTCTGGTGGCCGTCGACTGGCTGCT GGATCGTTTCCGTACCTCTGTCAACGTTGTTGGGGACTCGTACGGAGCGGGCATCGTGTATCACCTCTCCAAACACGAGCTCGACAGCTTCGACGCCCAGCAGACACGGATGGACGAGTTTGAGATGGCTAAGACACAGTCCTTCTTTGAAAATAACACCAACCAGAATGTATACGCTCACCACAACTCAATCTTGATAGACGACTGCAAG GTCACCATGGGCAGAAATGGCAAAACTGCAGAGTTCTCACTTGTTGAGGAAGAACCGTGGAAATTCGAGTAA
- the LOC115388712 gene encoding uncharacterized protein LOC115388712 isoform X1, translated as MRNLLFGVILGLLAVVFSTPVDNVTQIPTKPDDDILREVLEDGYLVDEKTPRVLTTNPPRIYTTVQPSQQPTSDSKSIEIEGSAEANAEPATTPTPTMNTTQSENSTSVEEAGDAGSVTATTQSSHSKFISSSVPPKAPSTPVVTNQATDSEDSSGDLMGNGSYGSGSGDFQNFVTVASKTTSSDTKKSTVPASFPVGEDLDDESEPGTESEKESESDIASKSDEESDKPSDKESDKPSEEESDKESDKALDRESDKESETESSTKSGSRKSRISILEMATQQQGHVGKVVLNDQTPKTNAQHSRTPGWIIIVAFIVGLAALVMLCVAIATRDKWNGPPKSSQLEIQTSSSDQQREQEMTTFVSKESPRENGKAAEYTVIPLDELPENYSSH; from the exons ATGAGGAATCTTCTTTTCGGAGTTATTCTTGGACTTCtcgctgttgtgttttcaacaCCTGTGGATA ATGTGACCCAGATTCCCACCAAACCTGATGATGACATTCTCAGAGAGGTCTTGGAGGATGGGTACCTGGTCGATGAAAAGACTCCCCGTGTGCTGACGACTAATCCACCCAGAATATACACGACCGTTCAGCCATCCCAGCAGCCGACGTCTGACTCCAAAAGCATCGAAATAGAGGGCAGCGCCGAGGCCAACGCTGAGCCTGCCACAACCCCCACACCCACGATGAACACGACACAATCTGAGAACTCCACCTCTGTAGAGGAGGCTGGAGACGCTGGTTCAGTTACAGCAACCACCCAAAGCTCTCACTCAAAGTTCATCTCTTCATCAGTCCCACCCAAAGCCCCCTCTACCCCCGTTGTTACAAATCAAGCCACTGACAGCGAGGACTCCAGCGGGGATCTTATGGGCAATGGGAGCTATGGTTCCGGGTCAGGAGACTTCCAGAACTTTGTGACAGTAGCCAGCAAGACCACCAGCTCTGACACAAAGAAAAGCACAGTGCCAGCATCTTTTCCTGTGGGTGAAGATTTGGATGACGAGTCAGAGCCAGGCACAGAATCAGAGAAGGAATCAGAATCAGACATAGCATCGAAATCAGACGAAGAATCAGACAAACCATCGGACAAAGAATCGGACAAACCTTCAGAGGAAGAATCAGACAAAGAATCAGACAAAGCTTTGGACAGAGAATCTGACAAAGAATCAGAAACAGAGTCAAGCACCAAATCCGGATCCAGAAAGTCCAGGATATCCATTCTTGAAATGGCAACACAACAGCAGGGTCATG taGGCAAGGTGGTATTAAACGATCAGACACCGAAGACCAATGCCCAGCACAGCAGAACACCAG GTTGGATCATCATCGTCGCATTTATCGTTGGCCTTGCGGCTCTCGTTATGCTCTGTGTTGCCATCGCCACCAGGGACAA GTGGAATGGACCACCCAAATCTTCCCAGCTGGAGATCCAAACCAGCTCCTCAGAtcagcagagggagcaggagaTGACGACGTTCGTGAGCAAAGAAAGTCCCAGGGAGAATGGAAAAGCAGCAGAGTACACAGTCATTCCTCTGGATGAGCTTCCAGAGAATTATTCATCACACTGA
- the LOC115388712 gene encoding uncharacterized protein LOC115388712 isoform X2, which produces MRNLLFGVILGLLAVVFSTPVDNVTQIPTKPDDDILREVLEDGYLVDEKTPRVLTTNPPRIYTTVQPSQQPTSDSKSIEIEGSAEANAEPATTPTPTMNTTQSENSTSVEEAGDAGSVTATTQSSHSKFISSSVPPKAPSTPVVTNQATDSEDSSGDLMGNGSYGSGSGDFQNFVTVASKTTSSDTKKSTVPASFPVGEDLDDESEPGTESEKESESDIASKSDEESDKPSDKESDKPSEEESDKESDKALDRESDKESETESSTKSGSRKSRISILEMATQQQGHGKVVLNDQTPKTNAQHSRTPGWIIIVAFIVGLAALVMLCVAIATRDKWNGPPKSSQLEIQTSSSDQQREQEMTTFVSKESPRENGKAAEYTVIPLDELPENYSSH; this is translated from the exons ATGAGGAATCTTCTTTTCGGAGTTATTCTTGGACTTCtcgctgttgtgttttcaacaCCTGTGGATA ATGTGACCCAGATTCCCACCAAACCTGATGATGACATTCTCAGAGAGGTCTTGGAGGATGGGTACCTGGTCGATGAAAAGACTCCCCGTGTGCTGACGACTAATCCACCCAGAATATACACGACCGTTCAGCCATCCCAGCAGCCGACGTCTGACTCCAAAAGCATCGAAATAGAGGGCAGCGCCGAGGCCAACGCTGAGCCTGCCACAACCCCCACACCCACGATGAACACGACACAATCTGAGAACTCCACCTCTGTAGAGGAGGCTGGAGACGCTGGTTCAGTTACAGCAACCACCCAAAGCTCTCACTCAAAGTTCATCTCTTCATCAGTCCCACCCAAAGCCCCCTCTACCCCCGTTGTTACAAATCAAGCCACTGACAGCGAGGACTCCAGCGGGGATCTTATGGGCAATGGGAGCTATGGTTCCGGGTCAGGAGACTTCCAGAACTTTGTGACAGTAGCCAGCAAGACCACCAGCTCTGACACAAAGAAAAGCACAGTGCCAGCATCTTTTCCTGTGGGTGAAGATTTGGATGACGAGTCAGAGCCAGGCACAGAATCAGAGAAGGAATCAGAATCAGACATAGCATCGAAATCAGACGAAGAATCAGACAAACCATCGGACAAAGAATCGGACAAACCTTCAGAGGAAGAATCAGACAAAGAATCAGACAAAGCTTTGGACAGAGAATCTGACAAAGAATCAGAAACAGAGTCAAGCACCAAATCCGGATCCAGAAAGTCCAGGATATCCATTCTTGAAATGGCAACACAACAGCAGGGTCATG GCAAGGTGGTATTAAACGATCAGACACCGAAGACCAATGCCCAGCACAGCAGAACACCAG GTTGGATCATCATCGTCGCATTTATCGTTGGCCTTGCGGCTCTCGTTATGCTCTGTGTTGCCATCGCCACCAGGGACAA GTGGAATGGACCACCCAAATCTTCCCAGCTGGAGATCCAAACCAGCTCCTCAGAtcagcagagggagcaggagaTGACGACGTTCGTGAGCAAAGAAAGTCCCAGGGAGAATGGAAAAGCAGCAGAGTACACAGTCATTCCTCTGGATGAGCTTCCAGAGAATTATTCATCACACTGA